Proteins found in one Panicum hallii strain FIL2 chromosome 4, PHallii_v3.1, whole genome shotgun sequence genomic segment:
- the LOC112890706 gene encoding glutamate receptor 2.8-like has product MTMQTRVFIVHMLPGPASHFFARASAAGMMTEGYVWIVTDNVGIVLDVLPQHTIENMQGVVGFRPYVANSARIIDFMSRFDARFRAKYHQAHDVRMARPTVFQFWAYDVAWTVATAVEKVKRVGFSNIGFQTPQDVGKNLVNGLLASPVGPGILSSILEADFDGLAGRFRFVDRHLHVPIYEVVNVIGEKARGLGFWSPGSGLLRLLNSSTTQVQDKSIVTAGKILKPVIWPGDSTTVPKGWDFPVNAKILRIGVPVRHEFKFFVNVEANHNTNGSRVSGYSIDIFEAAVNKLPYALRYEYIPYDCANSYDQLISQVYYKKFDAAVGDVTIIANRSRYVDFTMPYTESGVSMLVLAKNDDETTMWIFLEPLTKDLWIATVFFIFFTGLVVWMIENPKNKKFQGSKWKQFSTAFYFAFSTLTFSHDQIIKKLHSKVVVVIWCFVVLVLVQSYTASLSSLLTAQRLQPSVTDPRQLLRNGDYVGYQNGSFVQAMLRRLRFDERKIKVISTLEEYAKALKAGSKNGGVSAIFDENPYLNSFIAQYGKEFQIVGPIDRTDGFGFVFPRGSPLVPDLSKAILNITEGCEGFQIQKKWFGDATPSPDYGSPDANSVRLSLRSFKGLFIVNGFALCVMLVINLPEFVRANCTELRNLSLQRAQSSGEIASDSEPQQLQNNNAAPVEPLQIERETN; this is encoded by the exons ATGACCATGCAGACACGTGTCTTTATTGTTCATATGTTGCCAGGCCCTGCTTCCCATTTCTTTGCTCGGGCTTCAGCAGCTGGTATGATGACTGAAGGGTATGTATGGATTGTCACAGACAACGTCGGTATTGTCCTTGATGTACTTCCCCAACATACTATTGAAAACATGCAGGGTGTTGTCGGTTTCCGGCCATACGTTGCAAATTCTGCAAGGATCATTGATTTCATGAGCCGATTTGATGCACGATTCAGGGCCAAGTACCATCAGGCTCATGATGTAAGGATGGCAAGACCCACTGTATTCCAGTTCTGGGCATACGATGTGGCATGGACAGTTGCAACTGCAGTTGAGAAGGTTAAGAGAGTTGGATTCTCAAATATAGGCTTTCAGACACCACAGGATGTGGGCAAGAACTTAGTAAATGGTCTCCTAGCCTCTCCTGTTGGGCCAGGAATCCTTAGTTCCATTTTGGAAGCAGACTTTGATGGTTTGGCTGGGAGATTCAGGTTTGTTGACAGGCATTTGCATGTTCCCATTTATGAGGTTGTCAATGTGATAGGAGAAAAAGCAAGAGGCCTTGGATTTTGGAGTCCTGGTTCTGGACTCTTGAGGCTTTTAAACTCAAGCACTACCCAAGTCCAGGATAAATCCATTGTAACTGCTGGCAAAATTCTAAAACCCGTCATTTGGCCGGGAGATTCAACCACAGTGCCCAAAGGTTGGGACTTCCCAGTTAATGCAAAAATACTTAGGATTGGTGTACCTGTAAGACATGAGTTTAAATTTTTTGTCAATGTTGAGGCTAATCATAACACCAACGGATCACGGGTTAGTGGCTACAGCATTGATATCTTTGAGGCTGCTGTAAATAAACTTCCATATGCTCTGCGTTATGAGTACATTCCCTATGATTGTGCCAATTCTTATGACCAGTTGATATCCCAGGTGTACTACAAG AAGTTTGATGCAGCAGTGGGTGACGTGACAATTATCGCCAATCGATCTAGATATGTGGACTTCACGATGCCATACACAGAGTCTGGTGTCTCAATGCTTGTCTTAGCTAAGAATGATGATGAAACAACCATGTGGATCTTTTTAGAGCCTCTAACAAAGGACCTCTGGATTGCCACTGTTTTCTTCATCTTCTTCACCGGTCTTGTCGTGTGGATGATTGAAAATCCTAAAAATAAGAAATTCCAAGGTTCAAAGTGGAAACAATTCAGCACCGCTTTCTACTTCGCTTTCTCCACTTTGACCTTTTCTCAtg ATCAAATTATCAAGAAACTTCATTCAAAAGTTGTGGTGGTGATTTGGTGCTTCGTGGTGCTTGTGTTAGTACAGAGCTATACTGCGAGCTTGTCATCCTTGCTGACTGCACAGAGGCTCCAACCTTCGGTGACTGATCCGAGGCAACTTTTGCGCAACGGAGATTATGTTGGATACCAGAATGGATCATTTGTGCAGGCGATGCTTAGGAGACTCCGGTTTGATGAGCGCAAGATAAAGGTCATAAGCACGTTGGAGGAATACGCAAAAGCATTGAAGGCAGGATCAAAGAATGGAGGGGTATCAGCTATCTTTGATGAGAACCCTTATCTGAATTCTTTCATCGCACAGTACGGAAAAGAGTTCCAAATAGTTGGTCCCATCGACAGGACTGATGGATTTGGTTTT GTTTTCCCTAGAGGCTCCCCATTGGTTCCTGACCTTTCAAAGGCCATCTTGAACATAACAGAGGGGTGTGAAGGATTTCAGATTCAGAAGAAATGGTTTGGCGATGCAACTCCTTCCCCTGATTATGGGAGTCCGGATGCTAATTCCGTACGCCTCAGTTTACGGAGCTTCAAAGGTCTCTTCATTGTCAATGGATTCGCTCTGTGCGTCATGCTGGTGATAAACTTGCCTGAGTTCGTTCGTGCCAATTGCACCGAGCTGAGAAACCTTAGTCTGCAACGGGCTCAAAGCAGTGGAGAAATTGCTAGTGACAGTGAACCACAACAGTTGCAGAACAACAACGCTGCGCCTGTGGAGCCGCTCCAGATCGAGAGGGAGACCAACTAG